A region from the Ignavibacteriales bacterium genome encodes:
- a CDS encoding DUF2723 domain-containing protein, translating into MIFLKKYYTVVSTLSIFIIYLITLAPTVIQIDAGELAAVEAKLGIAHPTGYPLFTVLGYLFVNLPLPFSEIFLANLLAAIYCSIGTSIFAASSKLVLDNLQLFSKKQIILKSKKTKSVKEIEQITVDPELETKIILSVILGSIVLGLSKTFWFQSTSVEVYSLHILLINLIIYFLLRAFIEKDDDKKSWLLFALMLGLGFSNHMTTMLILPATAYLYFLKNQFNKNAYKKIGLMLAIFFPILILLYSYLPIRATQNPEINWGNPFDLERILRHISGKQYQVWLFTSIDAAKKQFTYFISNLPLEFATISLVFCIIGIFTSFIKAKKFFVFVIITFISTVLYSINYDINDIDSYFLLAYISFSFFAVFGIYKLIDILTLKKESILIPVSGILVCILLQFYINFPKVNQNNIYIIEDYSKSLINSTEKNSIIFSYQWDFFVSASYYFQHVDNFRKDVTIIDKELLRRSWYFNQMKRNSPQIAERIQPEINQFLSAVKPFEREENYDPNLLENAYQRVMAKLISENINVHPFYIGPELFDNEMQNGQFALPQGYFLVPDLFLFKVVRTTEYVPSKEPNFKIRIPEQKNYYYNFIENTVGSMLVRRAMYEMKFDKIDKARVYINKVKKDFPNYIIPEELQNVFK; encoded by the coding sequence GTGATATTTCTAAAAAAATATTATACGGTAGTTTCCACATTAAGCATTTTTATTATTTATCTAATTACACTTGCACCAACAGTTATCCAGATAGACGCTGGTGAATTAGCAGCAGTTGAGGCAAAACTTGGGATAGCACATCCAACCGGTTACCCGCTATTTACAGTTCTTGGGTATTTATTTGTGAATCTTCCTTTGCCCTTCTCTGAAATATTTTTAGCAAACTTACTGGCAGCAATTTATTGCAGTATCGGTACTAGTATTTTTGCGGCATCATCTAAATTAGTTTTAGATAATTTGCAATTATTTTCTAAAAAGCAGATCATCCTAAAAAGCAAAAAAACAAAATCCGTAAAGGAGATTGAACAAATAACGGTTGATCCAGAATTAGAGACAAAGATAATATTATCAGTTATTTTGGGTAGTATAGTTTTAGGATTAAGTAAAACATTTTGGTTTCAAAGCACTTCAGTTGAAGTTTATTCATTGCACATTTTACTAATTAACTTAATCATTTACTTTTTATTGCGTGCTTTTATTGAAAAAGATGACGATAAGAAAAGCTGGCTGCTGTTTGCATTAATGCTTGGTTTAGGATTTTCCAATCACATGACAACGATGCTTATTCTTCCGGCAACAGCTTATTTGTATTTTCTTAAAAATCAATTCAACAAAAATGCTTACAAAAAGATTGGGTTAATGCTTGCCATATTTTTTCCAATTTTAATTTTGCTTTACTCTTACCTTCCCATTCGCGCAACACAAAATCCTGAAATCAATTGGGGAAATCCGTTTGATCTGGAGCGAATTTTAAGACATATCTCTGGAAAGCAGTACCAGGTTTGGCTTTTCACTTCAATTGATGCAGCTAAGAAACAATTTACTTATTTCATTAGCAATCTACCATTGGAGTTTGCAACTATCAGTTTGGTTTTTTGTATCATCGGTATTTTCACTTCATTTATTAAAGCAAAAAAGTTTTTCGTGTTTGTAATAATCACTTTTATTTCAACAGTTCTTTATTCAATCAATTATGATATTAATGATATCGACTCATACTTTCTGCTCGCATACATTTCATTTTCTTTCTTTGCCGTATTTGGAATTTATAAATTGATTGATATTCTAACTTTAAAAAAAGAATCAATACTAATTCCAGTTTCTGGAATCTTAGTTTGTATTTTACTTCAGTTCTATATCAATTTTCCCAAAGTAAATCAGAATAATATTTATATAATTGAAGACTATTCTAAATCCTTAATAAACAGCACTGAAAAAAACAGTATTATCTTTAGCTACCAATGGGATTTTTTTGTTTCAGCTTCTTACTATTTTCAACACGTTGATAATTTTAGGAAAGATGTTACGATTATCGATAAGGAATTGCTCAGACGTTCCTGGTATTTTAACCAGATGAAAAGAAACTCTCCACAAATTGCCGAAAGGATTCAACCAGAGATCAATCAATTTTTATCAGCAGTAAAACCATTTGAGCGTGAAGAAAATTATGACCCAAATTTGCTTGAGAATGCGTACCAAAGAGTAATGGCTAAACTTATTTCAGAAAATATTAACGTCCATCCTTTTTATATAGGTCCCGAACTTTTTGATAATGAAATGCAAAATGGACAGTTCGCTTTGCCACAAGGTTACTTTTTAGTACCCGATTTGTTTCTATTTAAAGTTGTGAGAACCACTGAGTATGTGCCATCAAAAGAACCAAATTTTAAAATTCGAATCCCTGAACAAAAAAATTATTACTACAATTTTATAGAAAATACTGTTGGTTCGATGCTGGTAAGAAGGGCAATGTATGAAATGAAATTTGACAAAATTGATAAGGCACGTGTGTATATAAATAAAGTTAAAAAAGATTTTCCTAATTACATAATTCCGGAAGAATTACAAAATGTATTCAAATAA
- a CDS encoding DUF4837 family protein produces MFHFKAKNIFIICAVLILAQFCISCKSQKEAVGPEDKIYVIADSSVYKKLKGSLEYAFEKTIFTPQPEKTFELILKDFKQLDEVKNFKNILLIAELNTNQKTADLISTILNEEEKEKASKGKQIYFIKQNLWLQNQLVMILTQPNLDSLEQNIYRNSEGLLKHFNKESGKRIFAALTSSNYERNDVEEKLYNDYKWKIFIPRNFDLALNIPSEKFVWLRSNAGEDFAKWIFVHWIDNASPELITPDSIIGIRNKLTEKYFRSTNKKAFVLINKNFRRTNEVNFNGSYALASQGLWEMSDKSKGGPFINYTIYDVKTKRIFMLDGSIYAPKYNKKELIQQLDVILQSFQTNLK; encoded by the coding sequence ATGTTCCACTTTAAAGCTAAAAATATATTTATCATTTGTGCAGTTTTGATTCTCGCACAGTTTTGTATTTCATGCAAATCGCAAAAGGAAGCTGTAGGACCTGAAGATAAAATTTATGTGATAGCAGATTCTTCAGTTTATAAAAAGTTAAAAGGTTCATTAGAATATGCATTTGAGAAAACAATATTTACGCCGCAGCCAGAAAAAACTTTTGAATTGATATTGAAAGATTTTAAACAATTAGATGAAGTGAAGAACTTCAAAAATATTCTTTTAATAGCTGAATTAAATACCAATCAAAAAACAGCAGACCTGATTTCCACAATTTTAAATGAAGAGGAAAAAGAGAAAGCAAGTAAAGGGAAGCAGATTTATTTCATCAAACAAAATTTATGGCTGCAAAACCAGTTAGTAATGATTTTAACACAGCCCAACCTGGATTCGCTTGAACAAAATATTTATCGGAATAGTGAGGGTTTGTTAAAACACTTTAACAAAGAATCCGGCAAGAGAATTTTTGCAGCACTGACAAGTTCAAATTATGAAAGAAATGACGTAGAAGAAAAATTATATAATGATTATAAATGGAAAATTTTCATCCCGAGGAATTTCGATTTAGCACTGAATATTCCATCTGAAAAATTTGTTTGGCTAAGAAGCAATGCCGGAGAAGATTTTGCAAAATGGATTTTTGTTCATTGGATCGATAATGCCTCACCTGAGTTAATTACTCCGGATTCAATAATTGGAATAAGGAATAAATTAACTGAGAAGTATTTCCGATCTACAAATAAAAAAGCCTTTGTTTTAATCAATAAAAATTTTAGAAGGACAAATGAGGTTAATTTCAACGGAAGTTATGCTCTTGCGTCTCAAGGGCTTTGGGAAATGAGTGATAAAAGCAAAGGTGGTCCGTTTATAAATTATACTATTTATGATGTTAAGACGAAAAGGATTTTTATGCTTGATGGTTCAATCTATGCTCCCAAATACAACAAGAAAGAATTAATTCAACAATTGGATGTTATTTTACAATCATTCCAAACCAATCTGAAATAA